A region of Lycium barbarum isolate Lr01 chromosome 3, ASM1917538v2, whole genome shotgun sequence DNA encodes the following proteins:
- the LOC132631320 gene encoding uncharacterized protein LOC132631320 — protein sequence MATLIADRLSEKRGKLVKTAILTMELLLLSTGLISTFIMLKKAISPRYLFNMVLVKLSEILNSSKCFLSSPLYICLFINSVVILILTLSKFHHPTMDFLNVFLDEKHVDHDDIQIQPQAHDEKEDNMPKRTNSVIAMDTVMSFFSRYNSDPVLEDSIEDEIPCSVKDIEMDCVTKSSFPNITPLTEARETVDPRSQNPPETITTRNNYQEMVMNEENIEEFEDDDSLDATWKAITGGGNSKKKKKQVLKKSDTCPMEPVTTAQSIDSKDLLPSVAAAWKDLRKSVTFNDALSVFRRGGLRGDFSVSAEESNKKFDDFIKKINRERLLQRQESDQRAFKNNMLNRAR from the coding sequence ATGGCAACGTTGATAGCGGACAGATTATCAGAGAAGAGAGGTAAATTGGTCAAAACTGCAATATTAACCATGGAGCTTCTTCTCTTATCCACAGGACTTATTTCTACTTTTATCATGCTAAAAAAAGCTATTAGTCCTCGTTACTTATTTAACATGGTCCTCGTTAAATTAAGTGAAATCTTGAATTCTTCGAAGTGCTTCTTGTCATCTCCACTTTACATCTGCCTCTTCATCAACTCTGTTGTCATCCTTATTTTGACTCTCTCCAAATTTCACCACCCCACAATGGACTTCCTCAATGTTTTTCTAGATGAAAAGCATGTTGATCATGATGATATTCAGATTCAGCCACAAGCACATGATGAAAAAGAGGACAATATGCCGAAAAGAACCAATTCTGTTATTGCAATGGACACCGTTATGTCGTTTTTTAGCCGCTATAATTCAGATCCTGTCTTAGAAGATAGTATTGAAGATGAGATCCCCTGTAGTGTGAAAGACATTGAAATGGATTGTGTAACAAAATCGTCCTTTCCAAACATAACTCCTTTGACTGAAGCCCGTGAAACCGTCGATCCACGTTCACAAAATCCACCCGAGACAATTACAACAAGAAACAATTACCAAGAAATGGTGATGAATGAAGAAAATATTGAAGAATTCGAGGATGATGACTCGTTGGATGCCACGTGGAAGGCGATAACCGGAGGAGGAAACAgtaagaaaaagaagaaacaagtACTTAAGAAAAGTGATACATGTCCAATGGAGCCAGTGACAACAGCACAGAGCATTGACTCAAAGGACTTGTTGCCATCAGTAGCTGCAGCATGGAAAGACTTGAGAAAATCAGTGACGTTTAACGATGCTTTATCGGTGTTTCGAAGAGGGGGTTTAAGAGGGGATTTTTCTGTTAGTGCAGAGGAATCCAACAAGAAATTTGATGATTTTATTAAGAAGATCAACCGTGAGAGGTTGCTGCAGAGGCAAGAATCTGATCAGCGTGCCTTCAAGAATAATATGCTAAATCGGGCACGTTAA